TATTGAAGCGTCTGTCCGCTATGTGCCAAAAGCGGAATTGCGTATTACTTATGAAGTGTTTGATCCAGAACAGACGGAATGGAATGGAGGAACGGTTGATCCTGGGGTAAAACCATTACCTGCATTGCCTTCAGGTGTGGTAGGGACAACGACAGTACCATTTACACAAAACGGGGTTATTACAATTTCAGATTACGATCCGGATTTAAAAGTGATGACAGGGTCTAAATGGGAAAACTATACAACTGCTGACGGGAAATTGACACAAGGTCAGGTTACTTCCAAGGAAATTCAATACGGGAATGCAGATCTAAAGCTGGAAGGACAAATTATTTCGGTTTGGCTATTCGAACAAATTCTCGACTATATGATCGAAGGACCAAAAGAGGAGTCTTCTTGGGGCGGTCTCGGCAATGCTAAAGTCATGTACACGGTCAACAATGAGGGACGTGCAACATATGATTTGCAAGGTGTTATGAGTGAAGAAGATACTGAAGCATTCGATTCAATGCTCCATGCGGTCATTATTTATTTGACAGATAAGTTTCTACCGATTGCTGATCAAGTAACATTAGCACATGAAGAATCGGTTGAGGTCATTAAGGCAATGTATGATCGTTTAGGTCAAATCGACAAAAACTTATTGCGAAAAGATTATGCGGACGTAATCGGGAAGCTGGAAGGTGCCGCTGCGAAAATTAAAGTATTGCTTGCAGGAAAAGAACTGCAGCAGCGCCCGGATGGCATGGACCGTTATACGAAGGTAATCGTAAACCTTGTCGCACCAGGCGGGGTAATTATTACCGACTATAAAGGAACGGTGGAAGTAACATTTAACGGAAAAACGCGTGTCGTATCATTTGATACAAATACGAAAGACTATAATAACGGCACAGGCAGCCGCGGATCTGCTGTAGTTTACTTTGACGATATTTTATATGGTAAATCACAGGTTAAGGCACGCTTGATCGATCTGGATCCACGTTATGATAAAGTCGTACAAAGTCTGAAAAATACAACAGTCTCTGAACAAATCTTTGCCAATCCGCGATATGAAAACAATTTATGTTCCGTTGAATCGGAAGTTATGTTTGTTGTAGACCACTCTGGTTCGATGAAAGCGCGCGATGCGAAAAATTATACAGCGAATAAAGTGAAGCAAACGATTAAACAAATCGGGGCAAACCCAAGTCATGTATATCGCTTCAATAATCGTCCAAATCACGAAGCAACAGACAAAGCGGATATCGTTTCTAGTATCGATAGTTTGTTAACGTATAAAAACGAAAATCGATCGACAAATATTGTGAAAGCACTTGAAACAGCAATCAGTAATTTCACGACAAACCAGTATACAAGTAAAGCCATTGTCCTTGTGACAGACGGTTATTCAAACAGCAGCGGACTCACTAACGTGCTGAACGATGCAAGAGAAAAAGGCATTGCTATCCACACTGTTTCGGTTGGATCATATACAACGGTAAATGAAAAACTACTGAAAGATATTTCATCCGAAACAAAGGGCACATATCAAAATATTACATCGATTGAAAACTTGCACAGCTCTCTACAGGCGATCATTACAACGATTTTATGTAAAACTCCTGTTATGAACAATAGTTGTCTAGTAGGGGATACAATCTTTAACAATACTGATGTGCGTATCGAAACATCAAAAGTAACAATTTTGGCGGATGTGAATACAGGATGCGACAATGTAAAAGGTGTACGCGTTGTATTTATATCACCGAGTGGAGATGTTAAATACGACTTGCCGGCACGGGGTTCTTCGCGCTATATGCATCGACCGAACCTTTATGAGTTCCCGGAATTTGATTTATATGTAGAAGTGGAATTCCAGGCACTCGATGCAACAGGAAAAGTTATTGGGACTAAAATTCATAATATGTGACAAAATAGAGGCTCACTTATAAAGTGGGCTTCTTTTTTGGTTTGAATGATTGAAATCTATGTCGAACTTTGTTAAACTTACATTAGAATAATTCTAATATAACAATTCGAAATCCTTTTCCGAAAAGACTTCATCTTGCGCTATTTGTGACAAGATGTATTTTTCTGAAGTTAGGGTATAGATACAAAGGTTTAAACATCCAATGACAATTTAAAAGTTGTTTGTGGATTTAATTAAGTATGTTTAGTAAATACTTTCAAAGCATGTTCACAAACTAAACTAGAATCATGCTGTCATTATGCTACAATAAAATCAATGAATTAGAACGTGTGAGGTGTGGGGGTTCATGCATACATTAGTAGTAGGCCTGAATTATAAAACAGCGCCAGTAGAAATTCGTGAAAAGCTCTCGTTTATCGAATCGGAACTTCCGAATGCTATGGAAGCGCTACAAAACCAAAAAAGCATATTGGAAAATGTAATAATCTCTACTTGTAACCGTACTGAAATTTATGCGGTTGTTGATCAATTACACACTGGTCGCTACTATATTAAACAATTTTTGGCGAACTGGTTTAACATACCAATGGAACAGTTTGAGGATCACTTATTCATCCGTGAAGAAGATGAGTCATTAAACCATTTATTCCGTGTGACGGCTGGTATTGATTCCATGGTGCTTGGGGAAACGCAAATTTTAGGACAAGTAAAGAAAAGTTTTTTACAAGGTCAGGAAATTGGTACAACTGGTACAGTTTACAACCAATTATTTAAGCAAGTCGTAACATTCGCAAAACGTGCCCATAGCGAAACAGCGATTGGGGAAAATGCTGTTTCTGTTTCTTATGCTGCCGTGGAGCTTGCCAAAAAAATCTTTGGGTCCTTAAAAGATAAGCATGTAGCCATTTTAGGTGCCGGTAAAATGGGTGAGCTTGCAATTCAAAACCTATACGGAAATGGTGTAGGAAAAGTAACGGTGATTAACCGTACATTTGAAAAAGCTCAAAACTTGGCATCGAAGTTTGATGGCGATGCGAAAGCAATGAATGAGCTGCAATGTACGCTGCTTGAAGCGGATATTTTAATCAGTTCAACTGGGGCAACAGACTATGTCATCGATTATGACTTGATGAAAGATGTAGCGAAATTCCGTAAAGGCGACCCATTGTTTATGGTCGATATTGCGGTACCGCGTGATTTAGATCCTCGTATCGGCGATGTGCCAAATATATTCCTTTATGATATTGAT
This window of the Solibacillus isronensis genome carries:
- a CDS encoding vWA domain-containing protein; protein product: MSKMKKLMAMLLSCLLVFSVVFPFGAAETEAASKQISDIAKKNSKYKAAKWTIDNDYLQLYKGNKFQSGTLVMEWQMLQFLAKMDKNYHFNTNDKDMLYEYYGDLNIPLYGVNNKSKRNANISRGHFAKLYAAVNGLDLSEIQAVRYLYMNEITTGTTGKRTYEDYKPTRNINRGDMAVFMYRINQQGKLAIEGLASTPAGKDNNKITLPVNFVESKNGTVTIPTTPGKNTDDKVTRPDVYKAVKKINVENEELTANGVDSTLITIDLRDSYGNDISYDESLAFKVTSKAGAKVSETNTSTSGQSTTVYTDGPQLSVYVTAPALTKSVVDTIRFEMINPSEKYYTYKNQVIEASVRYVPKAELRITYEVFDPEQTEWNGGTVDPGVKPLPALPSGVVGTTTVPFTQNGVITISDYDPDLKVMTGSKWENYTTADGKLTQGQVTSKEIQYGNADLKLEGQIISVWLFEQILDYMIEGPKEESSWGGLGNAKVMYTVNNEGRATYDLQGVMSEEDTEAFDSMLHAVIIYLTDKFLPIADQVTLAHEESVEVIKAMYDRLGQIDKNLLRKDYADVIGKLEGAAAKIKVLLAGKELQQRPDGMDRYTKVIVNLVAPGGVIITDYKGTVEVTFNGKTRVVSFDTNTKDYNNGTGSRGSAVVYFDDILYGKSQVKARLIDLDPRYDKVVQSLKNTTVSEQIFANPRYENNLCSVESEVMFVVDHSGSMKARDAKNYTANKVKQTIKQIGANPSHVYRFNNRPNHEATDKADIVSSIDSLLTYKNENRSTNIVKALETAISNFTTNQYTSKAIVLVTDGYSNSSGLTNVLNDAREKGIAIHTVSVGSYTTVNEKLLKDISSETKGTYQNITSIENLHSSLQAIITTILCKTPVMNNSCLVGDTIFNNTDVRIETSKVTILADVNTGCDNVKGVRVVFISPSGDVKYDLPARGSSRYMHRPNLYEFPEFDLYVEVEFQALDATGKVIGTKIHNM
- the hemA gene encoding glutamyl-tRNA reductase gives rise to the protein MHTLVVGLNYKTAPVEIREKLSFIESELPNAMEALQNQKSILENVIISTCNRTEIYAVVDQLHTGRYYIKQFLANWFNIPMEQFEDHLFIREEDESLNHLFRVTAGIDSMVLGETQILGQVKKSFLQGQEIGTTGTVYNQLFKQVVTFAKRAHSETAIGENAVSVSYAAVELAKKIFGSLKDKHVAILGAGKMGELAIQNLYGNGVGKVTVINRTFEKAQNLASKFDGDAKAMNELQCTLLEADILISSTGATDYVIDYDLMKDVAKFRKGDPLFMVDIAVPRDLDPRIGDVPNIFLYDIDDLQGIVQANLAERERAANEITAMIQEEIIQFKDWFNTLGVVPVISALRKKAASIQEETMMSIENKMPNLTERERKILNKHTKSIINQLLKTPILQAKELANEKNAEAQLALFQQIFGIEDEVQQEVQQLRPEVKNSEAAQEVTLKPGFSY